A stretch of Monomorium pharaonis isolate MP-MQ-018 chromosome 7, ASM1337386v2, whole genome shotgun sequence DNA encodes these proteins:
- the LOC105833091 gene encoding phosphoglucomutase-2, protein MALRSVNTGDLNLDNKITEWLQWNKDLKAEDEILEYLDKRQIKVLSKLFLKRLEFGTAGLRGRMGPGYSQMNDLVIVQTGQGLMKYLLDTIFDVAQKGVAIGYDGRYNSKRFAELTAAIFIASGIKVYLFSTICPTPFIPYTILRYKCAAGIMVTASHNPKDDNGYKVYWENGAQIISPHDKKIQSYILNNLKPLESSWDVSQIYESSYYKDPRDDIIQHYYRDLKDNVLYPEVNRNTTLKFTYTAMHGVGDKYMTAAFEAANFKPFITVEEQKLPDPEFPTVKFPNPEEGKSALNLSIELANRSNSSIILANDPDADRLACATKKSSGEWYVFSGNELGALLGWWMTHTYQVLHPDADMSKTYMLASTVSSKILASMGKKEGFNFEETLTGFKWMGNKAIELMKDNKEVLFAYEEAIGFMCGSKVLDKDGISAGVRVAELAAYLETIGLTLSDKLKEIYEEYGHHISDNSYWICHDPDIIKAIFERLRNYSGKSNTYPSGILNGKYIINGIRDLTTGYDNMKPENKAVLPVSKSSQMITFTFKNGLVTTLRTSGTEPKIKYYNELCGSPGEDLSKLKSTLSEMVSAIVAEFLQPEVNGLIAREE, encoded by the exons ATGGCTCTCCGTTCAGTAAACACTGGTGACCTTAATTTGGATAATAAGATTACAGAATGGCTGCAATGGAACAAG GATCTAAAAGCAGAAGATGAAATACTGGAGTACTTAGACAAGAGACAGATTAAAGTATTATCAAAGTTGTTTCTTAAAAGACTCGAATTTGGCACTGCGGGTCTCAGAGGCCGTATGGGACCAGGTTACAGTCAAATGAATGACTTAGTCATTGTACAAACTGGCCAAggattaatgaaatatttattggacACAATATTTGATGTTGCCCAGAAAGGTGTCGCAATAGGATATGACGGCCGTTACAATAGTAAAAG gttTGCAGAATTAACTGCCGCAATCTTCATAGCCAGTGgtattaaggtttatttattttccacAATCTGTCCAACGCCATTTATACCTTACACTATCCTGAGATACAAGTGTGCAGCCGGGATTATGGTGACTGCCTCCCACAATCCCAAAGACGACAATGGATACAAGGTCTACTGGGAAAATGGGGCCCAAATCATTTCGCCACACGACAAGAAGATTCAAAGCTACATTCTTAATAATCTTAAGCCGCTTGAATCCTCGTGGGATGTGAGCCAAATCTACGAAAGTTCCTATTATAAAGATCCAAGAGACGATATTATACAGCATTATTATCGCGACTTAAAGGATAATGTTTTGTATCCTGAAGTTAATAGAAATACCacgttaaaatttacatacacCGCCATGCACGGTGTTGGGGATAAATATATGACCGCCGCGTTTGAGGCGGCAAACtttaaa CCATTCATAACAGTAGAAGAGCAAAAGCTGCCAGATCCAGAATTTCCTACAGTGAAATTCCCGAATCCAGAGGAGGGAAAAAGTGCTCTGAATCTCAGCATAGAGCTAGCAAATAGAAGCAACTCGTCTATAATACTCGCCAACGATCCTGACGCTGATAGACTTGCGTGTGCAACAAAGAAATCGAG CGGAGAATGGTATGTCTTCTCTGGAAACGAACTTGGCGCGTTACTGGGTTGGTGGATGACTCACACTTATCAAGTGTTACACCCTGATGCTGATATGAGTAAGACATATATGTTAGCGTCTACTGTTTCCAGCAAAATTTTGGCCTCAATGGGTAAGAAAGAAGGCTTTAATTTTGAG GAAACTTTAACGGGTTTCAAATGGATGGGCAACAAAGCTATAGAATTAATGAAGGACAACAAGGAGGTCTTGTTCGCATATGAGGAAGCTATAGGTTTTATGTGCGGTTCTAAGGTCTTGGACAAAGATGGTATCAGCGCTGGCGTACGCGTAGCTGAATTAGCAGCTTATCTCGAGACGATAGGATTGACTTTATCTGATAAATTGAAAGAGATATACGAAGA ataCGGCCATCATATAAGTGATAATTCCTATTGGATATGTCATGACCCAGATATTATTAAGGCGATATTTGAGCGACTGAGGAATTATTCGGGCAAATCAAATACA TACCCAAGCGGAATTCTTAATgggaaatatataataaatggcATTCGAGACTTAACGACTGGATATGACAATATGAAACCTGAAAACAAAGCAGTTCTGCCTGTGTCAAAATCTAGCCAAATGATTACATTCACGTTCAAAAATGGATTAGTTACTACTTTAAGAACCAGTGGCACTGaacctaaaataaaatattacaatgaatTATGTGGATCGCCCGGAGA AGACTTaagcaaattaaaaagcaCTCTCAGCGAAATGGTATCGGCGATTGTAGCGGAATTTCTTCAACCAGAAGTTAACGGACTTATCGCCCGTGAggaataa